The Prosthecobacter sp. SYSU 5D2 nucleotide sequence CAGGAGTGCGCACGCCGGCGACGACGTCTTCGCCCTGGGCATTGATGAGGAACTCACCATAAAATTCGTCCACACCATTGGCCGGGTTGCGGGTGAAGGCCACGCCGGAACCGGAGTCGTCGCCCGTGTTGCCATAGACCATGGCCTGCACGTTGACGGCGGTGCCCCACTCGGCAGGGATGCCGTATTTGCGGCGGTAAACAATCGCGCGGTCATTCATCCAGGAACCGAAGACGGCGCCTGCGGCACCACGAAGCTGGTCCCATGGATTGTTAGGGAACACTTTGCCAGTGCGCTCTTTGACGAGCGCCTTGAAAAGCCGGACGAGTTCCTGCTGGTCAGCGGCGGTCAGGTCGCTGTCCACGATGTCCTTGTGATAGACCTTGTGCTTGTAATCTTCGATGACGGTCTCGAAAGGCTCATGGTCTTCGCCTTCACGCTTCTGCACGCCGAGGACGACGTCACCATACATCTGGATGAAGCGGCGGTAGCAGTCCCAGGCGAAGCGCTCATTCTTCGTCACGCTGGCCAGGGAGAGGACGGTGTCATCATTCAGGCCCAGGTTCAAAATCGTGTCCATCATGCCAGGCATGGAATCGCGTGCGCCGGAGCGGACGGCGACGAGAAGCGGCATGCCTTTGGCATCACCAAACTTGGCTCCCATGATTTTTTCCATGGCTGCAATGCCGGCTTCCATCTGCTTCTGAAGCTCCACCGGATAGGTGCGCTTGTGGTCGTAATAATACGTGCAGACTTCGGTGGTGATCGTGAACCCTGGAGGCACTGGCAGGCCAATGCGGCTCATCTCAGCAAGGTTTGCCCCTTTGCCTCCGAGGAGGGGTTTCATGGAGCCGTCTCCATCCGCTTTTCCTGCTCCGAAGGAATAAACGTATTTGATTGCCTTGCTGCCTTTGCTCGCTGTTTTTGCCATAGAGGTTGTTGTTCTGTATCGGTGCTTATTGGTTATGTTGAGTGAGACTCAGCGCCGATAATTGTCCGCCGATTATAGGATGCAAGCACTAGTTGACAATCAAAAGTTGGAGGGATGCCCCGTGCATGACGTTTGAGAGGCATGACATAACACCAAACGTGACATGCCGGAGCATTGGAAAGACAACGGTTCTGATGATCGCGTATTGACTTGCAGGCGGGTTTTTGATTTAACATAAAATCATCATCCGGCACCGCCCACCCTCAATCGTGAACGGTCCTCGGCGCACAGAACCTCCACAGTTTCATCCATGAAAACACCCCCCTCATTCACATCCGCAGCCTACCGCGGCTTCACCCTCATCGAGCTTCTCGTCGTCATCGTCATCATCGCGATTCTCGTCGGCCTGGCCGTGCCTGCTTACAATACAGTGATGGGCAAAGCCCAGACACTGAAGATCAAGGCAACGCTGAAGGACATCCAGGTCGCCGTCGGCCATTACCGCACTGAATACAACCGCTTCCCCATTGATCCCAACGACCTCGGCGGTGGTGAGAGCGACATCGAGCCCTTCCTGACAGACGGCAGCACCCATCCGACGATCAACATCCTGATGGCGAATGTGGACACCAGCGGCGCCTCCACCAACATGAATCCAAAGCAGATCAAATTTTTGGACCTGCCCTTCGCCCGCAACAACATGTTCGGGATCATCGATCCCAGCGGCGGAGCCAATGATGGAACTCCCGTTCAGCTGGTGGACACCTGGGGCCTGCCATATAAGATGCTGATGGACACCAATTACGACAACCGCCTTGAAAATCCGGACAAGAGCAACCTGGACCAGAACATTTCCGGCAGGGCTCCCCAGTTCCTCAACAGCAGCACGGCGATCTACAGCTTCGGCCCGGACAAGAGCGAGTTCACCAAGGACGACATCACTTCCTGGCGCTAAACTGACAGCCAGCCATTCACTTCACCACGCCGGCCATGTTCATCATGGCCGGCTTTTTTTTGGCCTCGCCATGGCGGCATTCATCCCCCCCGGTAAACCCGGGGTACACGCGTGTTGATGGAGGTCAGCACTTCATACGGAATGGTTCCGGCCCATGTGGCGAGATCTGCCGCAGAGATGCCCCCTTGATCTCCATCTCCCTGCCCTAGCAGGATGACTTCATCTCCATTATAAGCGGTCCCCTGCTCCAGGCACACCATCATCTGGTCCATGCATACACGACCGACGACGGGAAAGCGACGGCCGCGCACGATGACCTCCGACCGGTTGGACAAAGACCGGAAATAACCGTCCCCATATCCGGCAGGGATGGTGATGACACGCACCGGACGGTCACTCTGCCAGGTGGACCCATAGCTGACAGGATGACCAGGCTGCACCACTTTAAAATAAGCGACCCTGCTCTTCCATGTGAGAGCCGGTGAGACGTTGACTGCGCGGACGCATTCGTCACTTGGATAAACACCGTATAAGAGGATGCCCGGGCGGACCATGTCCAGATGGCTCTCCGGCATCTGAAGGATGCCCGCACTGTTGGCAATGTGACGCACGGGCATGGGAAGGCTGCGACTGTCATAAAACGACAGCACTTCCAAAAAGCGTTCAAGCTGAAGGCGGGCATGGCCAAGGTCTGCCGAATCGGCGTTGGCGAAATGGGAATAGATGCCTTCCACAATAACATGGCGGCAAGTAAGGCTGGCTTCCAGAAGCTGCCGGGCACTGTAATAATGAATGCCGATGCGCTCCATGCCGGTATCCACTTTCAGGTGCACCCTGGCCTGCACTCCGCGTGCTGCCGCAGCGGCATCAATAAAGCGCAGCTTTTCCACGGAAGGAGCCGTCAGCGTGAGACCGTGATCGAGGAACTGCGGCATCTGCTTTACCGTGATGCCCCCGAAAACCAGGATAGGAACCTCCACGCCTGCGCGGCGCAACAGCACGGCTTCTTCAAGAAGGGCCAGGCCGATGGAGTCCACCCCCTGGCGGACCATGTGGCAGGCTACGGGCACCAGTCCATGACCATAGGCATTGGCTTTGAGAATGGCCATCACACGGGCCTGCCCGACGTGATCCCTGATGGAACGCAGGTTGGCGGTCAGCACATCCAGATCCACCTCCACACGCGTGGGCCGGAGTTCTTCCTCGTCGGAATCAACGCTGCCGGGGGTATCTGTCATGGCCGTTTGCGCAATACCCGCAGCCGCTCGCGTCCGGCACGCCCTTCATAAGCCGTGTCCGGAATATCATCTTCCACCATTTCCCACAGTTCCGGCGGGAACAGCCCATCCAGCTCCGGGACAGAAATGCCAAAGGGCGGCCCGGTTTCTCCGGGATCCATTTCAGGATCTACAAACCAGATGCCGGCCAATGAACCGCCAGGGCGCAGAAGGCCATGCACCGTGGCCGCATAGGCGGAACGCCATTGTGGCGGCAGCGCACAAAGACAGGTGTGCTCAAAGACGTAATCGAAGGCGCAATGCCAGTCTGCCGGAAGCTGAAACAGATCTCCCAGATGAAAGCGGGCCGCGTAAGCCGGATAAATACCACGCGCCTTCTCGATTGCGGTGGAAGAAAGATCCACCCCGGCCGCATCCATCCCGGCTTCCACCAGCATCACGACGTCATGTCCGGTTCCGCATCCCGGCACCAGAGCACGCCCTTGTGGATGGTTTTTTTTCACCCAGGCGGACAAAGGAGGCGAGGGCGCCCCTTTGTCCCAGGGTGTGTTTCCTTCCTGATAGCAGCTTTCCCAGTCAGTCATGCAGCCATGATGGAACGCACCCACCCCTGGCTGCAACCTGAATCCGCAGGGGAATCAAAGAGCGGCGACGATGGCATTGCCCATCTCCCGCGTGCCGACCTGGCGGGTGCCCTCAATGCCGGTGAAGATGTCACCGGTGCGGAGACCGTCGCCAATGACTTTGCGGACGGCGTTCTCGATGGCGGCAGCCTCTTTTTCAAGTCCAAGGGAGAAACGAAGCAGGAGGGCGGCGGAGAGGATCTGGGCGATGGGGTTGGCAATGCCTTTTCCCGCAATGTCCGGGGCGGTGCCGCCACTGGGTTCGAACAGGCCGAAATAAAGGCCGTCCCCTTTCGGCTGGCCCAGGCTGGCGCTGGCGAGCATGCCCAGGCTGCCGCAAATCATGGCCATCTCATCACTCAAGATGTCACCAAAGAGGTTTTCAGTGACCAGGACATCAAAGCTGCGGGGGGCCTTGATGAGCTGCATGGCGGCATTGTCCACATACAGATGGGCCAGGGTGACATCAGGATACTGGGCGGAGATTTCGATCATGGTCTCCCGCCACAGGACGCTGTTGGTCAGGACGTTGGCTTTGTCCACGGAAGTGACGTGCTTGCCCCTGAGCTGGGCCGCTTTGAAGGCGACATGGCCGATGCGCTCGATCTCGCTCTTCTTATAAACCATCGTGTCAATCACCTCGATGTCACCATCCGGCAATGTTGTGCGGCTTTTAGGCTGGCCAAAATAGAGACCGCCGGTGAGTTCACGCACGCAGAGGACGTCGAAACCGCCTTCGACCAAGTCTGGCCGGATGGGGGAGGAGCCGGTCAGTGCCGGGTAGCAAAGGCCGGGGCGCAAGTTGGCAAAGAGGCCAAAATGTTTGCGCAGGGGGAGCAGGGCACCGCGCTCAGGCTGCTCATTGGGGGGCAGTTTTTCCCACTTGGGACCGCCGACGGAACCGAAAAGGATGGCATCACTGGCTTCGCATGCGCTGACGGTTTCGGCAGGCAGGGCTTTGCCGACGGCATCAATGGCGGCGCCGCCAACAAGCTGGTGGGTATATTCGAAACAAAAATCTGCCCTGGAGGCAAGGGTATCAAGGACCTGGATGGCCTCAGCCATGACTTCCGGGCCAATGCCATCACCAGGGAGGACTGCGAGTTTGTACGTTCGGCTCATAAAATATGGCCGGGTTTATGGACGAAGAAGGCGGCGCGGGCAAGGACAGACCGTATGATTGAGCAAAAGCCGCCTCAACTCGGTCCTATTCCTATGACGCGTCCCCCTCCGGCGATCAAAATTCTTCACATTTTAGGATTGCCTTCCACTCCGCATGTCAATACACTGTCTATACATCATGAAAAAAACCTTTTCATCCGCCCTCACTGCCACCGCGCTACTCTGGCTGTCCGCCAGTCTGACAACAGGGCAGGAAATCACTCAGATTCTCAAAGACGTCAACCAGGAAACGCCCGTCGCTGATGAATCATCCAAGTCCATGGTCAAGCTGGGTAACACACTTTATCTGGCGATTGACACACCTCTGACCGGCTCAGAGCTGTGGCGCAGTGACGGGACTCTGGAAGGCACCCAGCTCGTACTGGACATCGTGCCTGGCATTGGAGGATCGGAGCCGCGAAATTTGACGGTGGTGGGAAACCGGGTCTTTTTTACCGCACTCAATGCTGAACTGGGCCGCGATCTCTGGGTCACTAACGGACAGGCAGCAGGCACGCGCTTGCTGAAAAGCTTCGCTGTCGGCGAGGATCCGACCAACCTGACGGCCTTTAACGGCTCGTTGATTTTCTCAG carries:
- a CDS encoding prepilin-type N-terminal cleavage/methylation domain-containing protein, yielding MKTPPSFTSAAYRGFTLIELLVVIVIIAILVGLAVPAYNTVMGKAQTLKIKATLKDIQVAVGHYRTEYNRFPIDPNDLGGGESDIEPFLTDGSTHPTINILMANVDTSGASTNMNPKQIKFLDLPFARNNMFGIIDPSGGANDGTPVQLVDTWGLPYKMLMDTNYDNRLENPDKSNLDQNISGRAPQFLNSSTAIYSFGPDKSEFTKDDITSWR
- the alr gene encoding alanine racemase; the protein is MTDTPGSVDSDEEELRPTRVEVDLDVLTANLRSIRDHVGQARVMAILKANAYGHGLVPVACHMVRQGVDSIGLALLEEAVLLRRAGVEVPILVFGGITVKQMPQFLDHGLTLTAPSVEKLRFIDAAAAARGVQARVHLKVDTGMERIGIHYYSARQLLEASLTCRHVIVEGIYSHFANADSADLGHARLQLERFLEVLSFYDSRSLPMPVRHIANSAGILQMPESHLDMVRPGILLYGVYPSDECVRAVNVSPALTWKSRVAYFKVVQPGHPVSYGSTWQSDRPVRVITIPAGYGDGYFRSLSNRSEVIVRGRRFPVVGRVCMDQMMVCLEQGTAYNGDEVILLGQGDGDQGGISAADLATWAGTIPYEVLTSINTRVPRVYRGG
- a CDS encoding methyltransferase domain-containing protein, with translation MTDWESCYQEGNTPWDKGAPSPPLSAWVKKNHPQGRALVPGCGTGHDVVMLVEAGMDAAGVDLSSTAIEKARGIYPAYAARFHLGDLFQLPADWHCAFDYVFEHTCLCALPPQWRSAYAATVHGLLRPGGSLAGIWFVDPEMDPGETGPPFGISVPELDGLFPPELWEMVEDDIPDTAYEGRAGRERLRVLRKRP
- the leuB gene encoding 3-isopropylmalate dehydrogenase, which translates into the protein MSRTYKLAVLPGDGIGPEVMAEAIQVLDTLASRADFCFEYTHQLVGGAAIDAVGKALPAETVSACEASDAILFGSVGGPKWEKLPPNEQPERGALLPLRKHFGLFANLRPGLCYPALTGSSPIRPDLVEGGFDVLCVRELTGGLYFGQPKSRTTLPDGDIEVIDTMVYKKSEIERIGHVAFKAAQLRGKHVTSVDKANVLTNSVLWRETMIEISAQYPDVTLAHLYVDNAAMQLIKAPRSFDVLVTENLFGDILSDEMAMICGSLGMLASASLGQPKGDGLYFGLFEPSGGTAPDIAGKGIANPIAQILSAALLLRFSLGLEKEAAAIENAVRKVIGDGLRTGDIFTGIEGTRQVGTREMGNAIVAAL